One segment of Rhodopirellula baltica SH 1 DNA contains the following:
- a CDS encoding type IV pilus modification PilV family protein: MNHRSTRRTSPSRNAFTMIELVVAASIMIALMSVVTSLTFRIHRVWQDTNQQRIATWAVSSELERITSLPLDDIATTLDELEASEELRNLLTEPEWSGDLIDDELGPRVALRLDWKRRHPGKPLELVGWVLDTTAQQEASP; this comes from the coding sequence ATGAACCATCGCTCCACTCGCCGAACGTCACCCTCGCGAAATGCCTTCACGATGATCGAGTTGGTGGTCGCCGCCTCGATCATGATCGCGTTGATGTCAGTCGTGACGTCGTTGACCTTTCGCATTCACAGGGTCTGGCAAGACACCAATCAACAACGCATCGCGACCTGGGCGGTGTCCAGCGAACTCGAACGGATCACGTCTCTGCCACTGGATGACATCGCGACCACGCTCGACGAACTCGAGGCATCCGAAGAACTCCGAAACTTATTGACCGAACCTGAATGGTCGGGTGACTTGATCGACGATGAACTCGGTCCGCGTGTCGCTCTGCGATTGGATTGGAAACGCCGCCATCCGGGCAAGCCTCTCGAACTGGTCGGCTGGGTCCTGGACACGACCGCTCAACAGGAGGCATCGCCATGA